From a region of the Primulina eburnea isolate SZY01 chromosome 7, ASM2296580v1, whole genome shotgun sequence genome:
- the LOC140836078 gene encoding probable WRKY transcription factor 24, which yields MLNQSTVFEEQDHVIISSQLSGFFPINPHTNFTSTPLEFPLNHHQSFKTLATSLTTPLPSLEAADQPLPIKQKDDEFTTNFAGSQFLSLQRSPPNYWAWGEVSDCMSMKLVGDHEHQIVGVSPIKMKKIYKGRRKVREPRFCFKTMSDIDVLDDGYKWRKYGQKVVKNTQHPRSYYRCTQDNCRVKKRVERLADDPRMVITTYEGRHIHSPSHDNDDESQSTISQLGHFFA from the exons ATGCTGAACCAAAGTACTGTATTTGAGGAGCAAGATCATGTAATAATCTCATCACAACTTTCAGGGTTTTTCCCTATTAATCCCCACACAAACTTTACCTCAACTCCATTAGAATTCCCCCTAAATCATCATCAGTCCTTCAAAACCCTCGCAACAAGTCTCACAACACCTCTTCCTTCACTTGAAGCTGCAGATCAACCTCTACCAATAAAGCAAAAGGATGATGAATTCACAACTAACTTTGCAGGATCACAGTTTCTTTCTTTGCAAAGATCACCACCAAATTATTG GGCATGGGGAGAAGTGAGTGATTGCATGAGCATGAAATTAGTAGGAGATCATGAGCATCAGATCGTTGGGGTATCACCAATCAAGATGAAGAAGATTTACAAGGGAAGGAGAAAGGTAAGAGAGCCAAGATTTTGCTTCAAAACAATGAGTGATATAGATGTGTTGGATGATGGTTATAAGTGGAGAAAATATGGACAGAAAGTGGTCAAGAACACCCAACATCCTAG GAGTTACTATAGATGTACACAAGATAACTGTCGTGTAAAAAAGCGTGTGGAGCGATTAGCAGACGACCCAAGAATGGTGATAACTACATATGAAGGAAGACACATACATTCTCCATCACATGACAATGACGATGAATCTCAATCTACAATATCTCAACTTGGTCATTTCTTTGCCTAG